The following is a genomic window from Kogia breviceps isolate mKogBre1 chromosome 4, mKogBre1 haplotype 1, whole genome shotgun sequence.
CTCCTGGGGACCAGGGAGGGCCGTTCACTCAGGCACCTGCTGTATGCAGGCCCTGGGCCGGCTTAGAAGCGTGGTCTGCCCATTatacagatgggtaaactgaggtcCCAGGGAGGCACCATGCTAGGAGGGGGGACCTCTCCCTATCACCCCGAGTCACCGGGCTGGCTGGTGGACCAGGCTCCTGCCCCTGGCGGGGAGGCTGGCGTGGTGCAGGGGACAGTACCGTCCCCAGCTCGACAGCACCTTGCCCTCAGTCTCAGAGTCACCCCGAGGAGGATGATGAAGCCGAGGAGGATGAGGCGGAGGAGCTGGGCCACGCGGAGACCTACGCCGACTACGTGCCGTCCAAGTGTGAGTGTCCTGTGGGAGAAGACCCCCAGCAGCAGCcaccgggctgcacagcctcaCGGGGTCTGCGTCCTCCAGCCTGGGGCGCCCATCCCCGGGGTCCCTGAAGGCCCCGGGGCCCCTTAGACGGCCAAGGCAGGTGTGGGAGCTGTGGGGGGGGCTCCGGAGGGGCGGTTCTGTAATCGGGGCTGTGCTCCGCCCTCGGCACAACGGGAGACAGGCaggcggagggggcgggggagaggtCAGCCGCCTTCCTGCTCTGCACGGATGGGCCACGCCCCCGACCCCGTCCAGACCACGCCCCTGACCTGCCCCCGCTTCACCACGCCCCTCTAGCCAAGCTTGGGAAGCAGCACCCGGACCGCGTGGTGGAGACCAGCACGCTGTCCAGCGTTCCGCCACCGGACATCACCTACACCCTCGCCCTGGCCTCCTCCGACAGCGGGGCCCTTTCCGCCCTGCAGCTAGAGGCCATCACCTACGCCTGCCAGGTGATCCCGGGGTCTCCCACCCAGCAGGTCTGCCTCCGGCGTGGCGGGTGGGGGGTCTCAGTGCCCACCCTGGCCCTGCCGCACGCTGACCCTcgtctccttccccacccccgcaGCAACACGAGGTCCTGCTCCCCGGTGGGCAGCGTGCGGGCTTCCTTATTGGTGACGGCGCGGGCGTGGGCAAGGGCCGCACGGTGGCCGGCATCATCCTGGAGAACTACCTGCGGGGCAGAAAGAAGGCCTTGTGGTGAGCTGTCCCTCCCTGGGCGCGGGGCGGGCCGGGCCGGCAGGTGGGCAGGGGGTTCCTGAAGCCTGCTGGCCCGCGCCCCCAGGTTCAGCGTCTCCAACGATCTCAAGTACGACGCGGAGCGCGACCTGCGGGACATCGCCGCCCCTGGCATCGCGGTGCACGCGCTGAGCAAGGTGGGTGGCCTGCAGCCCCTCGCCTGGTAGGAGTGGGGGTCCTGGAGCgcgggagtggctgggcccccgCGCGCACCGATGCCCGGCCCTCTCCGCAGATCAAGTACGGCGACAACACTACCTCAGAGGGCGTCCTCTTCTCCACCTACTCCGCCCTGATCGGTGAGAGCCAGGCAGGTGGGCAGCACCGCACGCGCATCCGGCAGATCCTGGAGTGGTGCGGCGAGGCCTTTGACGGCGCGGTATCCTGGCCGTGACGAGGGGGCGGGGCCGAGCGCAGGGGGCCGGCGCCGGAGGGGGCGGAAGCGCAAGCGCGGGAGGAATTCCCGGCAGGGAGGGCCTGGTGGCGCAGGCTCGCCCTCAGGGACCGCTGTTACCGCCCCTGGCCCGTCTGGCTGGGCCTCCTGGCTCCAGCCGGCCGGACCGTAACCACAGGGTCTGGGTGGTGTTTGCTGCGACActacgggcggcggcggcggcggggccggaGGTCTGGGGGTGCGGAGCACTTCCTCCCCCGTCCTTGTCCGGCCCCCAAGCTGGTCCCACCCAGGCtccgtgggggcggggcgggaggccgGCCAGGAGAGCCCGAGCACGGCAAGGCCGGAGGCCCCGCCGCTCTAGCTCTGCCAGCTGCTGTGGGTCCCACTCCCTTCCTGACTGGGCCGAAGCCCCAGGCGTGTCCCTCCTTTGCTCTTCAGCCTGAGATGACTTTCTTTTTGCTCCCACCAAACTGTAGGAAACAAAGCCTAGGAAAGTCCAccagggactgccctggtggtccagtggttaccagtggttaggactgcccGCTTCccgtgcagggggcacgggtttgatacctggtcggaGAACTGAGATTCCGCAGGCCGcctggtgtggcaaaaaaaaaaaaaaaaaaaagggaagtccATCAAGCTGTAGGAAAAAGAAGTATAGGAGAGACTATAAGCTTGAGTCTGATGCTTGTCTGGTGTGTTAACTCTTGTTTCACACATTTCTCTTACCAGTAACAGCCTTCAGGCCAACCCCCCTCAGCCTTTTCCCCAGCCGCtccccccctacacacacacgcacacacacacgcacacgcgcgcacacacacacacacacgcagtgaGGTGCCACGGCTTCCCCTGGGGATTTCTTCAGGGGCCCTTAGAGGACCCTCGGGCTCTATCTCCCTGGGATTCACCCTTTTTCCCAGAAGTGGGGTGAGTGCACTTTCCCGAAGCTCCCCTCACTCCCTCCGATGAGACAAGGCCTGTGGGCCCTCTGTTCGTGAGGCAGAGTCTGTTCAGAGCTCCCATGAgccagaagcagcagcagggttaCTGATCCTTCTGGGCACCCGGTGTCAGGTGACACCTCAGCTCAGCAACagcagcataaaaaaaaaaatagcaatgttggggcttccccggtggcgcagtggttgagagtccgcctgccgttgcaggggacacgggttcgtgccccggtccgggaagatcccacatgccacggagcggctgagcccgtgagccatggccgctgagcctgcgggtccggagcctgtgctccgcaacgggaggggccgcaacagtgagaggcccgcgtaccgcaaaaaaaaaaaaaaaaatagcaatgttAACCTCACACCTCGGGGGCTGCCTGATGGCATCAGGCTAACCTCACTCATGTTTCCACTAATCCTCCGTCGAACCCCTATACATATGTGTGGacacgtgtgcgtgcgtgtggcACCCACGCCTTGCCTTTCAGGTAGCTTCGTGACAGACATACTCGTCTGTAACTTGCTCTTTCCCCCCTGAAAACATTAAGAACTTTCTGTGTCTTCCAATTCCTGTCCGCGTTGTTCGGGGCCCAGAGGCTGTTTCCCTCTGCCTTTGGTGGCCTCACACACCCCGAGGACCCCACCCCGTGGCCAGATCCCCCCAGGCACCTTCCGGAGTTGCCCCCAACCAGGAAGGGACCACCTAGGGCGTCGTGGTGGGTCTGTGGGGCAGCCCGCCTCCCAGAACAGCCCTTAACCCACGCACACCCCAGATTGTGTTTGACGAGTGCCACAAAGCCAAGAACGCCAGCTCCACCAAGATGGGCAAGGCCGTGCTGGACCTGCAGAACAAGCTGCCCCTGGCGAGGGTGGTCTACGCCAGCGCCACAGGTGAGGGCCTGGTCATCGATGAGCGGGCGGTGCCTGCCCTGGCGCAGCTGTGTGTGGGAGGGAGCGGGGGGGAGCGTCCGCTCTGCAGCCCAGCTCCTGCCGGGCCCTGTTCTCAGGTACCAACCCCTGTCAGAGGCCGCCCCTCTGCCAGCTGGCCGTGGGCACTTTTCCCGAGAGCCTCAGGTCCCCGTTCCTGGCCCTCGTGCCATTTCTGGGGCCACACCTGAGGCCCCCGACCTTCCCAGGTCGGAGGAGCTGACGgtggctcccccctcccccaggtgccTCTGAGCCCCGGAACATGATCTACATGAGCCGCCTGGGTATCTGGGGCGAGGGCACGCCCTTCCGGACCTTCGAGGAGTTTCTGCATGCCATCGAGAAGAGGTGCGCTCTTTACCCCCATGCCCATCCCCCACATGATGGGAGCGGGGGGCCAGGTGTCACCCTCACCCCTGCCCATGCTCCTCTGGCAGCCAGAGAGATCTTAAAATGGAAATCCCATCCTTTCTCTGCCTACTACTTCCCATTGGTCTCGGGGGGGAAAgggccccctccccacttttcctgcTCCCATGCAGGCCCCTCCGTGGTCCAGGCAGACCCCCTTCTGTCTGTTTCCAAGGCCCACCAGGCCCTTGgtggccacagggcctttgcaagTGCTCTCTGCTCCATGCACCTGGCCCTTCCTTGCTCTGCAGGGCTCAGTGCTGGGTGACAGCCCCTCCCCGGGTCTCTCTGTTCCTGGGTGGGACCTAGCATGTGGTCCCAGGCCGTTGCCCATGCAGCCAGTGTTCACCTGCAGGGGTGTGGGCGCCATGGAGATCGTGGCCATGGACATGAAGGTCAGCGGCATGTACATTGCACGCCAGCTCAGCTTCTCCGGCGTCACCTTCCGCATCGAGGAGATCCCGCTGGCCCCGGCCTTCGAGCACATCTACAACCGGGCGGCCCTGCTGGTGAGCCTCTGACTGAGGGGACAGCCTGCATGTCCCCTTGGAGTTACACCCCCGTCACCTTCAGCGTCTGCCCTTAAGGACACCACAGGCATTAGTCAGACTGTGGGCGGGAGGGAGCGTCTGGCCCACCCGTCTTGGTCTTTGGCGGGAGCCCAGCGTCCTAACCCTGTTCAGGTTGGGGATTCTGTACAGACTGTATGCCtgcgcccccgcccccctccccacgATTTCGTGAGCACGTTGCCCCCAGGACAGGACCTAGAGCTGGCGGCTGTTTTCAGGCTCTCTTCGTGGGGCCGTCCTGGGCGCTGTGGGGTGGGAGCACCTCCCTGGCCCCACCTGCCCGATGCCTGGATCCCCCCAGCGTGACAGCCACGGATGCCCCAGACGTGGCCCGCTGTCCCCTGGGGGCAGGACCGCCCCGGCGAGACCCCTGGTCTGAAGCGTGGAGAGCCAGAGGCCGCTGGCGGGGAGCTGGCAGGGAGGCTGCGTCCACCCGCTCCCGGGCCGCACGAGCCCCATTCCTCCACGGCCTCGCCAGCATCACACTTGTTGTTTCTTAACATTTCCGACCATCCAGCTATCGCCAGGGCCTCCCTGTTGCTCTACTTATACCCCCCCTTCCCTGGCCCACATTTCCACGGGGCAGGGGCAGCCGGGGCCCGGGCAGAGGCCGTGGTAGTGAGCTGAGCTGGGCTTGTCATTGCAGTGGGCCGAGGCCCTGGGCGTGTTCCAGCAGGCAGCCGACTGGATCGGCCTGGAGTCGCGCAAGTCCCTGTGGGGCCAGTTCTGGTCAGCCCACCAGCGCTTCTTCAAGTACCTGTGTGTTGCCGCCAAGGTGCGCCGGCTGGTGGAGCTGGCCCGGGAGGAGCTGGCCAGGGACAAGGTGAGCTGGGCTGTGCCGGGCCCCCTGCATCCCCGTGTCACGGGCGCGCGGGCAGAACCCGGCACGCTGTGTCAGCCTCAGGATCTCAGAGGAGCCTGCGCGTGGCTGGGCCGAACCCGCGAGGGTGGGGCTGGTGAGGGCGATGCTGAGGCCCGGAAGATTCTGGTCCGCCTTGCACTAGGCTCCCCGTGTGCAGGCTGGGCTGGCGAGTCCCCAGAAAGAACAGGgcagaggatgggggtgggggtccgGGAGCTGAGGCTGGCCGTGGGCTGCCAGGTGGACTTTCCAGGTGGATCTGGGCCTGTCGGGGCCTGGCAGCCCGAGGGACAcgggtgggaggagggagagactgAGGCTGCGGGGACAGGGCAGGTGTGGGGCCTGGGGCCCCTCTGGGGGCCCCTCTGGGGCCGCACTCCCGCCCTGGGGTTCGGCTGCGGGGACAGGGTGGGTGtggggcctggggcttccctggggaccCCTCTGGGGCCGCACTCCCGCCCTGGGGTTCGGCTGCGGGGACAGGGCGGGTGTGGGGCCTGGGGCTTTCCTGGGGGCCCCTCTGGGGCCGGCACTCTGGGGCTGGTGGGCGGGGCTCTgctcaccaccacccacccccgcaGTGCGTGGTTATCGGGCTGCAGTCCACGGGTGAGGCGCGTACCCGGGAGGTACTGGGCGAGAAGGAGGGCCAGCTTGATGGCTTCGTGTCCGCTGCCGAGTGAGTGATGCCTGCGgccctggggggagggtgggggctaCGCCGGGGACCCTTCCCTGTGCGACCCACCCTGGGGCCGACCTGTGGCCTGGCCCTGCCTGTGTTCCCAGCCTAGGGAGTGGCCCCGGCCCTCAGTGACTTTACGCCCAGCTCACGTCGTAAAGCCAGCGAGGGTAACCGTGGGGACCCCAGGACTCAGAGGGCACTGGCCGAGGGTCCCAGGGCTTTAGAATGAGGCTTCCCGGTGCCTGCACCCCCACCAACACGTGGGAACCGTGCCGTTTCAAGGACAGCACTGATTTTAGGGACTGGCCTTGGCGGTCCCCGAAGCCCCCGGCCTCCCTTCCCACCCTGGGGGAAGGTCCCAGCATGAGGCCCCTTGCCTGGCTCACCTCATCCTGGCCCCTCCCCCTCAGCCCAGCGTCACCTCCCTTCCCCTGGGACCCCATCCTGGGAGCTGCCCCCTCAGCCCTCAGAGGCTGTCAGCGCGCGTGGGCAGAGCTGTGGGCCCTTTGACGGCGGGAGCCCCACCCAGCTTCCCACCCCCGCGCCGTCCATTGCCCACCACGTGTGGGTGGGACCTCCGCCCCCCTGTCCTTGCAgctcctttcccctcccacccGCCTTCTCTGAGCCCCTGCACCCAGACCCACCCACGAGGCCCCCTGGCGCTGGGTGTCCCCGCCAGAGCAAACCCACACACGGGACCCAACCCCTCCAGGTCTCCCAGCGAAAATAAACTCAGCTTCTCACTTTCAGAGGCGTCTTTCTGTCGCTAATTCAGAAGCACTTTCCTTCTACCAAGAGGAAGCGAGAGAGAGGACCGGGCAGTAAGCGGAAAAGTAAGTGCCCGCCACCCGCCTGGACCTCGGGTGCCTTGTGGCCACCTCCCTTGCTCCTGCCGCCCCCGTCCGACCTCCCTCCTTTCTGGGCCTTGATCTGGGTCGGCCCGTCACTCCCCCTGGCCCCTCTGCTGCTCGCTGCACAGCCACGCGGCCTGACCCCTGATGCCCTCCCCAACCCTCCAGGACAGCTGCTCGGCCAGCTAAAAACCCTAGCGCTGCGGGATGGGggtgtggctaggacttccccaCGGCCTCTGCCTCATCCCCCAGAAGGCGGGGTCTCACGCTTCCCAGGTGAAAGTGAGCCTCGGGCCGGAACCACACTGGTCGGGGGACTAGGATGGAGCCCTTAAAAGCACCCCGGGAGAGGGGAGTGGCCTCATGTCACCTTCTGGCATGCACTGCCTGCTGTTCTTCTAGGCAAAGGCTGCGCATCCACTCCCAGGGGGGAAGtagggctcagagaggccaagcaACTTACCTCAGGCTACGCGGCCAGCCTCGGgggccctgtcctgcccctcccacttTCTGGGACTGGTCTTCAGGTGTCCTGGACGGTAGCCTAGTTACGTAGGCCCCTGGACCATCACCCCATCAGGGCCTGGGCTCATCCTCTGGCCGACCCACCCAGGGCCGCCCTGTGAGGGTGGGTGTGTGGCCTCCCCAGGCACCACCCGAGGACACGCTGCCGTGTCAGGAAGTCTGGCGGGGATGTTAGAGGTGCCCCTTTACCCTGCGCCCCGGCCACCAGCAGAGCCCAGACCTGCCAAAGGTGGATGGAGCAGGGGACTCCGGCCCTGAGCCCCGACCACCCTGGCACCCGGGCCCGTCCCGGACCGTGCCGCCAGGACAAAGGCGCGGGGCCAGGCGGCAGTGACCCCTGGCTGCTCCCCCGCAGGGCGGCCGCGGGGCCGTGGGGCCAAGATGCCCAGGCTGGCGTGTGATGCAGCGGGCGTGATCCGCGTCAGTGACGACAGCAGCACGGAGTCGGACGGCGGCCTGGACAGCGACTTCCACTCCTCCCCCGAGTCCCTGATGGACGATGACGTGGTCATCGTGGACGCCGTCGGGCTCCCGGCCGACGACCGTGGTGAGGCCCGCGGCCGCCCCCACGCCCTCCCCCCACATCCCTGCTCCTCAGGCTCCGAGTGCAGGGGTCGGGGCACGCGGCTGGGCGAGGGCTGGTGGGGCTGAGGGAGAAGGTTCTGGTGGACCCCTGGCTCCCAGGAGAAACCCGCTCCCCAGAGACCCCCCCGTCATCCtcaagggccagggctggggacagggccATGGGCAGGTGGCCTGGCCAGGCCCCCTGACCCTCTGGCCCCACAGGCCCCCTGTGTCCGCCACCACGGGACCTGCACGGCTCCGGTGTCCTGGAGCGGGTGGAGCGGCTGAAGCAGGACCTGCTGGCCAAGGTGCAGGCGCTGGGCCGGGAGCTGCCGGTCAACACCCTGGATGAGCTCATCGACCAGCTCGGGGGTCCGGAGTGCGTGGCGGAGGTGAGCGCTGGTGCCCCCTGGTGGCCAGCTTGGCGGTGACGGGGCCGCGGCTGCTGGGTCCAGTGTCCCATGTCCTGCTCTACCCCTTCAGCCACTGCTGCCCAGCTCCACGCCCACCCCCCACGCCCCCCTGGGCCAGGGCTCTCAGGCCCGACCCCCGACCCCATCCCCAACCCTGTCCCCCCTTCCCGTCCTTCCTCCCGTGCTCTTACCTGGGATGTCCCTCCGGTGCCACCTCAAGTTCATCTTGGCCTAGGCGGCTGGGTTGCCATAAAAAACTTAGGAAGGTGGCAGTGAACATTCCTGCTGACGGCCCCGTGGGCACCCGAGCCTGGCAAGAGGCCGGGTCCTGGCagccccctgccacacacacccaAGAGCCCCAGGGTCCCAGGTCGgggacagggaaactgaggcccacagggaCCAGCCCCTGGGCGACCACAGCGGCTGACAGCCTGTCCTCTCGCTCCCACCATGGCCACAGATGACCGGCAGGAAGGGCCGCGTGGTGTCCAGATCCGACGGGACCGTGGCCTTCGAGTCCCGGGCGGAGCAGGGCCTCTCCATCGACCACGTGAACCTCAGGGAGAAGGAGCGCTTCATGAGCGGAGAGAAGGTGGGGTGCGGGGCTGTGCCTGGAGGGCATCCCAGTGCGTCTGTGCGTGGGCCGGGAGGCGCAGGGGTCCAGCCGGCTGGAGGATCGCCAGccgtgtgagggtgtgtgtgctgtgcTCCTGTGCCTGCGTGGGGCCTTCACAGCGCCCCCCGGCTGGCCCCGCCTTCAGCCCGAGTCGCACGTGCCCTGTGTCGGTGCCTGGCCCACCGCTTCTCTGGGCTGCCCCGTGGGAGCTGATGTCCACAGGGCAGGCAGACCCTCCAGGGGTGACCCAGGATGGTCCAGAGTCCACTCTAAGCCTTCGGGGACACCTTCACGGACACACACGTCTGAACTTCCTGTGTGGGTCACCCCAAATGCAGCCAGTTGACCCAGGGCACACAGGGTGCGGGGCGAGGAGGAGCAGGCTACCCGCCCGGCTGCCCCACAGACCTGTCCCCGTCCGTGTCCCTCTAGCTCGTGGCCATCATCTCAGAGGCCTCCAGCTCCGGCATCTCCCTCCAAGCCGACCGCCGGGTCCCGAACCAGCGGCGCAGGGTGCACATGACGCTGGAGCTGCCCTGGAGCGCCGACCGGGCCATCCAGCAGTTTGGtgagccccggccccgccccaggCCACCCCACCCCGGGTCCTGCCTGGTCCCTAAAAACCCTCTCTGCCTCCAGGCCGGACCCACCGCTCCAACCAGGTCTCCGCGCCCGAGTACATCTTCCTCATCTCGGAGCTGGCCGGGGAGCGCCGGTTTGCCTCCATCGTGGCCAAGCGGCTGGAGAGCCTGGTGAGCCTGCGGGCCTGTGGAGCGGGGGCTGGGAGCGGGGCTGGGCGGGAAGGCTCCCTGGGGAGGGCGGAGGGCGCAGAGAGGAGCGCCACGTCGGCAACATGTGACCGCTTCCCCCATCCCGGGCAGGGGGCTCTGACCCACGGGGACCGCCGAGCCACCGAGTCCCGTGACCTGAGCAAGTACAACTTTGAGAACAAGGtacccgggggcgggggggcaggagaggagggtcCTCGGGGTGCCAGGACCCCGAGACCTGGGGTGCCCCAGCCTCTGACACGGCCCGCggccctcacccctccccacagtACGGCGCCCGGGCGCTCAGCTGCGTCCTCACCACCATCCTAAGCCAGACAGAGAGCAAGGTGCCACTGCCCCAGGGCTACCCTGGAGGGGACGCTGCCTTCTTCCGTGGTGAGCTGGTGGACCCTCCCCACAGCCCCGGGGAACACGGGTGATGAGGGGGAGCCCCCgtgggctggggtgggcgggCGTGCGAGGCTCTCCCTCCCCACAGACATGAAGCAGGGGCTGCTGTCGGTCGGCATTGGTGGGCGCGAGTCCCGGTCCGGCTGCCTGGACGTGGAGAAGGGTGAGTCCCACGCCCCCGGCCCCGCACCTCCTGGGTGGGCGTACAGAGAGGGCCAGCCAGACGCAGGCTGAGGTCCCCTGTCGCCAGCAGACTGCTCCATCAGCAAGTTCCTCAACCGCATCCTGGGGCTGGAGGTGTACAAGCAGAACACGCTCTTCCAGTACTTCTCCGACACCTTTGACCACCTCATCGCTGCGGACAAGAAGGAGGGCAAATACGACATGGGCATCCTGGGTGAGCCCCGCTGGGGACGCCCTTTCCCCCGGGCCCGGGCCCCCAGACCAGCCACTGACCCCGCTCGCCCTCCCCAGACCTGGCCCCCGGCATCGACGAGATCTACGAGGAGAGCCAGCAGGTGTTCCTGGCCCCCGGGCACCCGCAGGATGGGCAGGTGGTCTTCTACAAGGTGAGCGGCTGCaccggcccgccccgcccccgcccctcacccccaccccccctgaTGCCCGCGTGCCCGCAGATCAGCGTGGACCGCGGCCTGAAGTGGGAGGAGGCCTATGCCCGGTCGCTGGAGCTGATGGGTACCCACGACGGCTTCTACCTCTCCTACAAGGTGGGCCCCACAGCGAGCCCCCGGCTCCCCACCATGGGCGGGCCCCCGGCCGGTGGGCCGGAAGGGGAGGGCGGCGGCCCGCGCGGGCCCACACGCCGTGGGGACCCCTGCCCGGCACGTGCGGCGCAGCCGCAGCCTCACGCACGCCCCCCCTCAGGTCCGTGGCAACAAGCCCAGCTGCCTGCTGGCCCAGCAGAACCGCGGCAAGCTGTTCGCCGTGTACAAGCCCA
Proteins encoded in this region:
- the SBNO2 gene encoding protein strawberry notch homolog 2 isoform X1 → MPLRPGSWSPPMLAVGPTMDGEFPPHEPPPAGSLLYSPPPLQTPLCGPSVQDAMLHYPWWNSFSHTPYPAFSSESHQFMNSSFIVGQPCVDTSYGPAAATPSFPPKSSDFPQDASYLDDLSNASIFSSSVDSLSDIADTPDFLPADSLSQVPTIWDVSTGPPAHDKLFLPSGPFTGLEDPVSSLSSTPLLISYQSQSHPEEDDEAEEDEAEELGHAETYADYVPSKSKLGKQHPDRVVETSTLSSVPPPDITYTLALASSDSGALSALQLEAITYACQQHEVLLPGGQRAGFLIGDGAGVGKGRTVAGIILENYLRGRKKALWFSVSNDLKYDAERDLRDIAAPGIAVHALSKIKYGDNTTSEGVLFSTYSALIGESQAGGQHRTRIRQILEWCGEAFDGAIVFDECHKAKNASSTKMGKAVLDLQNKLPLARVVYASATGASEPRNMIYMSRLGIWGEGTPFRTFEEFLHAIEKRGVGAMEIVAMDMKVSGMYIARQLSFSGVTFRIEEIPLAPAFEHIYNRAALLWAEALGVFQQAADWIGLESRKSLWGQFWSAHQRFFKYLCVAAKVRRLVELAREELARDKCVVIGLQSTGEARTREVLGEKEGQLDGFVSAAEGVFLSLIQKHFPSTKRKRERGPGSKRKRRPRGRGAKMPRLACDAAGVIRVSDDSSTESDGGLDSDFHSSPESLMDDDVVIVDAVGLPADDRGPLCPPPRDLHGSGVLERVERLKQDLLAKVQALGRELPVNTLDELIDQLGGPECVAEMTGRKGRVVSRSDGTVAFESRAEQGLSIDHVNLREKERFMSGEKLVAIISEASSSGISLQADRRVPNQRRRVHMTLELPWSADRAIQQFGRTHRSNQVSAPEYIFLISELAGERRFASIVAKRLESLGALTHGDRRATESRDLSKYNFENKYGARALSCVLTTILSQTESKVPLPQGYPGGDAAFFRDMKQGLLSVGIGGRESRSGCLDVEKDCSISKFLNRILGLEVYKQNTLFQYFSDTFDHLIAADKKEGKYDMGILDLAPGIDEIYEESQQVFLAPGHPQDGQVVFYKISVDRGLKWEEAYARSLELMGTHDGFYLSYKVRGNKPSCLLAQQNRGKLFAVYKPNIGRQSQLETLESLCRRFHRVTAEEAREHWESSYTFSLTHCSHTTWNRHCRLVQEGKDCAQGLRLRHHYMLCGALLRVWGRIAAVMADVTSSSYLQIVRLKTKDKKKQVGIKIPEACVRRVLQELQLMDADVKRKQAHARGLPALPPAPRPLALPCGPGEVLDLTYSPPAQAFPPPSPFAFPAPAPGPGGLLLGAPDAPTDPAALLHQGCDINFKEVLEDMLRSLNAAPPPEPPGPLGAGGGAAGVPEGSGGPERQSVIQFSPPFPNS
- the SBNO2 gene encoding protein strawberry notch homolog 2 isoform X2 — encoded protein: MPLRPGSWSPPMLAVGPTMDGEFPPHEPPPAGSLLYSPPPLQTPLCGPSVQDAMLHYPWWNSFSHTPYPAFSSESHQFMNSSFIVGQPCVDTSYGPAAATPSFPPKSSDFPQDASYLDDLSNASIFSSSVDSLSDIADTPDFLPADSLSQVPTIWDVSTGPPAHDKLFLPSGPFTGLEDPVSSLSSTPLLISYQSQSHPEEDDEAEEDEAEELGHAETYADYVPSKSKLGKQHPDRVVETSTLSSVPPPDITYTLALASSDSGALSALQLEAITYACQQHEVLLPGGQRAGFLIGDGAGVGKGRTVAGIILENYLRGRKKALWFSVSNDLKYDAERDLRDIAAPGIAVHALSKIKYGDNTTSEGVLFSTYSALIGESQAGGQHRTRIRQILEWCGEAFDGAIVFDECHKAKNASSTKMGKAVLDLQNKLPLARVVYASATGASEPRNMIYMSRLGIWGEGTPFRTFEEFLHAIEKRGVGAMEIVAMDMKVSGMYIARQLSFSGVTFRIEEIPLAPAFEHIYNRAALLWAEALGVFQQAADWIGLESRKSLWGQFWSAHQRFFKYLCVAAKVRRLVELAREELARDKCVVIGLQSTGEARTREVLGEKEGQLDGFVSAAEGVFLSLIQKHFPSTKRKRERGPGSKRKRRPRGRGAKMPRLACDAAGVIRVSDDSSTESDGGLDSDFHSSPESLMDDDVVIVDAVGLPADDRGPLCPPPRDLHGSGVLERVERLKQDLLAKVQALGRELPVNTLDELIDQLGGPECVAEMTGRKGRVVSRSDGTVAFESRAEQGLSIDHVNLREKERFMSGEKLVAIISEASSSGISLQADRRVPNQRRRVHMTLELPWSADRAIQQFGRTHRSNQVSAPEYIFLISELAGERRFASIVAKRLESLGALTHGDRRATESRDLSKYNFENKYGARALSCVLTTILSQTESKVPLPQGYPGGDAAFFRDMKQGLLSVGIGGRESRSGCLDVEKDCSISKFLNRILGLEVYKQNTLFQYFSDTFDHLIAADKKEGKYDMGILDLAPGIDEIYEESQQVFLAPGHPQDGQVVFYKRGPRPEVGGGLCPVAGADGYPRRLLPLLQGPWQQAQLPAGPAEPRQAVRRVQAQHRAAEPAGDLGEPVPEVPPGDGRGGQRALGEQLHLLTDALQPHHVEPALPAGAGGQGLRAGPAAATPLHAVRGAAAGVGPHRRCHGRRHQQQLPADRAPQDQGQEEASWHQDPRGLRAPRLAGAAAHGRGCEAQAGARPGSPRAAARPTPARTALRPRRGPGPHVQSAGPGLPAALALRLPGPGPRPRRPAAGCPRRPD